In a single window of the Nodularia spumigena CCY9414 genome:
- a CDS encoding phosphoglucomutase/phosphomannomutase family protein, which produces MSASSNSSKIKFGTDGWRGIIADDFTFPNVRKVTRAIASYLETAYSKDRPVLIAYDTRFLADQFAQTAAEVLADLGWTVKITDRDCPTPVIAYNARLLNSAGALMFTASHNPAPYCGIKYIPDYAGPATPEITDTIVGNIEGASDALPGSVPAGAISLFNPKPEYLKFIYTLLDVERIKGANLKVKYDALYSTSRGYLDEVLQHCGCQLESFNTTRDVLFGGGMPEPKGEQLIGLVEAVRADKADLGLATDGDADRFGIVDELGNFLTPNTVLLLLARHLIKNKGERGAIVRTVATTHLLDNFAAKHGLQIYETAVGFKYIGEKMRETTVLIGGEESGGLSVIGHIPEKDGILADMLVAEAIAYEGKPLSQLVKEAIAEADGPLYNNRLDLHLTEAHKTAVIDSFTKNPPGEVAGIKVKEVGRKDGIKLYLEEGSWILLRPSGTEPLVRVYMETNSAEKLAKVAQEMQSAIAKLEAVAV; this is translated from the coding sequence ATGAGCGCTAGTAGCAATTCCAGCAAAATCAAATTTGGTACTGACGGTTGGAGAGGAATTATAGCCGATGATTTTACTTTTCCTAATGTGCGGAAAGTAACAAGGGCGATCGCAAGTTACCTGGAAACAGCCTACTCAAAAGATAGACCAGTTCTGATTGCCTACGATACTAGGTTTTTGGCTGACCAGTTCGCTCAAACAGCAGCTGAAGTCTTGGCAGACTTGGGTTGGACTGTGAAAATTACTGATCGGGATTGCCCTACACCAGTAATTGCCTACAACGCCCGGTTGTTAAATTCCGCAGGGGCTTTGATGTTTACCGCCAGCCATAATCCAGCCCCTTACTGTGGAATTAAATATATCCCTGATTATGCAGGGCCTGCCACTCCAGAGATTACTGATACCATTGTCGGGAACATTGAAGGTGCATCGGATGCGCTACCTGGAAGTGTTCCGGCTGGGGCAATTTCTCTGTTTAACCCCAAACCAGAATATCTCAAGTTTATCTACACCTTACTGGATGTAGAACGCATCAAAGGTGCGAATTTAAAGGTGAAGTATGATGCCCTTTATTCTACTTCTCGCGGTTATTTAGATGAAGTTTTGCAACACTGCGGGTGTCAGTTAGAAAGTTTTAACACGACTCGTGATGTGCTATTTGGCGGCGGAATGCCCGAACCCAAGGGTGAACAACTAATTGGGTTAGTGGAGGCTGTACGTGCCGATAAAGCTGATTTAGGACTGGCTACAGATGGCGATGCCGATCGCTTTGGTATCGTTGATGAATTAGGCAATTTTCTCACGCCCAATACTGTGCTGTTATTACTAGCACGTCATTTAATTAAAAACAAAGGTGAAAGGGGCGCGATAGTCCGCACTGTGGCGACAACTCACCTGCTGGATAATTTCGCAGCTAAACACGGTTTGCAAATTTATGAAACAGCAGTTGGTTTTAAATACATCGGTGAGAAAATGCGGGAAACTACTGTATTGATTGGTGGTGAAGAATCTGGCGGTTTAAGTGTAATTGGGCATATTCCTGAAAAAGACGGGATTTTAGCTGATATGCTCGTGGCAGAAGCGATCGCCTATGAAGGTAAACCCCTGAGTCAATTGGTCAAAGAAGCGATCGCCGAAGCTGATGGTCCCCTTTATAATAATCGTCTTGACTTGCACTTGACAGAAGCACACAAAACTGCTGTTATCGACTCCTTTACTAAAAATCCCCCTGGGGAGGTAGCTGGGATTAAAGTCAAAGAAGTTGGACGCAAAGACGGTATTAAGCTGTATTTAGAAGAAGGTAGCTGGATTTTGTTGCGTCCTTCTGGTACAGAACCCCTGGTACGCGTTTACATGGAAACCAATTCGGCTGAGAAACTCGCCAAGGTTGCTCAAGAAATGCAAAGTGCGATCGCTAAACTAGAAGCAGTCGCAGTTTAA
- a CDS encoding PD-(D/E)XK nuclease family protein — protein sequence MSLTNRPFASYHLWSLVAPATGQERWHCQMRRGFIKARQHEPQVKALLGKATAPQRIGILAQKGVYEFHHNRHLLNQSDGVDQVAQLLKLSHSTQQVQQRVRQILQKYHDAPLLLNKHIVQLTRGDEGFPKPIFVEQEDVHFRLYAAMDCIFRESDRTLHILDFKTGKSAFDQRQALVYLLAARYLYPELQAVASFYNLEMCKKSDLISINNRELESLKLDLANIANKHQYDLQKYHEKTSNFSKIFPPNPGKHCRFCPFNSICDFSENPSYSHPLPNLKTDPKY from the coding sequence ATGTCATTAACTAATCGACCTTTTGCCAGTTATCACCTTTGGTCTTTAGTCGCCCCAGCAACAGGACAAGAACGTTGGCATTGCCAGATGAGAAGGGGGTTTATTAAAGCGCGTCAACATGAACCACAAGTTAAAGCGCTCTTAGGTAAGGCCACTGCACCCCAGAGGATTGGTATCCTCGCCCAAAAAGGCGTGTATGAATTCCATCATAATCGACATCTGTTAAACCAATCAGACGGTGTAGATCAAGTTGCCCAGCTACTAAAATTAAGCCACTCAACTCAGCAAGTACAACAGCGCGTGCGGCAAATTCTGCAAAAATATCATGATGCCCCCTTACTGTTAAATAAACACATTGTCCAGTTAACACGGGGAGATGAAGGCTTTCCCAAACCCATTTTTGTAGAACAGGAAGATGTTCATTTCCGCTTATATGCAGCTATGGATTGTATTTTTCGGGAATCTGACCGCACTTTGCATATTTTAGATTTTAAAACTGGTAAATCTGCCTTTGACCAAAGACAGGCATTAGTTTATTTACTAGCGGCGCGTTACCTTTATCCTGAACTACAAGCGGTAGCATCATTTTATAATTTGGAGATGTGTAAAAAATCTGATTTAATTAGCATCAACAATCGGGAATTAGAATCTTTAAAGTTAGATTTAGCAAATATTGCCAATAAGCATCAATACGATTTACAAAAATATCACGAAAAAACCAGTAATTTCAGTAAAATATTTCCTCCTAATCCAGGTAAACACTGCCGCTTTTGTCCTTTTAACTCAATTTGTGATTTTTCTGAAAATCCCTCTTATTCACACCCACTACCAAACTTAAAAACTGATCCGAAATATTAG
- a CDS encoding LapA family protein, whose amino-acid sequence MKILIPILISLIVAIWVVAIAIISVQNATPVSLKFLTFQTIQIPVGLVLAFSAGVGLIAMALLQPLWGLVGSGSGNSRLDDDAEFFVDDEDF is encoded by the coding sequence ATGAAAATTTTGATTCCTATTTTAATATCTTTAATTGTGGCTATTTGGGTAGTGGCGATCGCCATTATCTCAGTTCAGAATGCCACTCCTGTATCTTTAAAATTCTTAACATTTCAAACGATTCAAATCCCAGTGGGTTTAGTCCTGGCTTTTAGCGCTGGTGTGGGTTTAATTGCTATGGCTTTACTCCAACCTCTGTGGGGTCTTGTTGGTTCTGGTTCGGGTAACTCTCGATTGGATGACGATGCTGAGTTTTTTGTTGATGATGAGGATTTTTAG